From a region of the Actinomadura luzonensis genome:
- a CDS encoding SAM-dependent methyltransferase — MTDLERVPPGVDPTVPSSARVYDYLLGGKDNVAVDRAVADRLLAVAPDTRLVARASRRFQIEAVRHLAEQGVRQFLDLGTGIPTSPSIHETVRAVHPSCRVVYVDHDPVVRLHAQVLLADAPGIAAVQADLRRPADILTDPHVTGLIDVDQPVCVLMVGVLHYVMDEEDPAGVVAAFRERMAPGSYLVFTHALAESDPEAVKRLRQATDGTPAQAAFRTREEVLRLLKGFELIGPGLRPVHEWRLGPDDEDVPLLDGTPHVLIAAGVGRVRA; from the coding sequence GTGACCGACCTAGAACGCGTTCCGCCCGGCGTCGACCCGACGGTGCCCAGCTCGGCCCGGGTGTACGACTACCTGCTCGGCGGCAAGGACAACGTCGCCGTCGACCGCGCGGTCGCCGACCGGCTGCTCGCGGTCGCCCCCGACACCCGGCTCGTGGCGCGGGCCAGCCGCCGCTTCCAGATCGAGGCGGTGCGCCACCTCGCCGAGCAGGGCGTGCGGCAGTTCCTCGACCTGGGCACCGGCATCCCCACCTCGCCCAGCATCCACGAGACGGTCCGGGCGGTGCACCCCTCCTGCCGGGTGGTCTACGTGGACCACGACCCGGTGGTGCGGCTGCACGCCCAGGTGCTGCTGGCCGACGCCCCCGGCATCGCCGCCGTCCAGGCCGACCTGCGCCGGCCGGCCGACATCCTGACGGACCCGCACGTCACCGGGCTGATCGACGTCGACCAGCCGGTGTGCGTGCTGATGGTGGGCGTGCTGCACTACGTGATGGACGAGGAGGACCCGGCCGGCGTCGTCGCCGCCTTCCGGGAGCGGATGGCGCCGGGCAGTTACCTGGTGTTCACGCACGCCCTGGCCGAGAGCGACCCCGAGGCCGTCAAGCGGCTGCGCCAGGCCACCGACGGCACCCCCGCGCAGGCCGCCTTCCGCACCCGGGAGGAGGTGCTGCGGCTGCTGAAGGGATTCGAGCTGATCGGGCCGGGGCTGCGGCCGGTCCACGAGTGGCGGCTCGGCCCTGACGACGAGGACGTCCCGCTGCTCGACGGCACGCCGCACGTGCTCATCGCGGCCGGCGTGGGACGGGTCAGAGCTTGA
- a CDS encoding FAD-dependent monooxygenase gives MKNANILISGASIAGPALAHWLVRAGCAVTVVEKAPALRPGGQAVDFKGATHRTVLERMGLLDDVRELQTGGADQHLVDAQGRTLAIMPGEFTGGDLEIKRGDLARLLHERTAPACEYVFGDSITSLTETGDGVHVTFERSAPRTFDLVVGADGIHSNVRRLAFGPEPEHVRFLGHYYALVDLDQDFGPTGQMYNEPGRMVAVGGPKAPAFFVFASGPLDYDRYDAGQQKDLLARAYTGMGWRTPEVLAAVRRADSVYLDSLSQVRVDRYSQGRVVLLGDAAYGNTLAGFGTGLAVVGAYVLAGELAAAGGDHRAAFAAYERIFRPYARIAKNGNAGPFLAPGSPSRIRMRNWMFKNSLLLGLMQKMTDKFATDIELKRY, from the coding sequence ATGAAGAACGCGAACATCCTCATCTCCGGCGCGAGCATCGCCGGCCCCGCCCTCGCCCACTGGCTCGTCCGCGCCGGCTGCGCCGTCACCGTCGTCGAGAAGGCCCCGGCCCTGCGCCCCGGCGGGCAGGCCGTGGACTTCAAGGGCGCGACCCACCGCACGGTGCTGGAGCGGATGGGCCTCCTGGACGACGTCCGCGAGCTCCAGACCGGCGGCGCCGACCAGCACCTCGTGGACGCCCAGGGCCGCACCCTGGCGATCATGCCCGGCGAGTTCACCGGCGGCGACCTGGAGATCAAGCGCGGCGACCTGGCCCGCCTGCTCCACGAACGCACCGCCCCCGCCTGCGAGTACGTCTTCGGCGACTCGATCACCTCGCTGACCGAGACCGGGGACGGCGTGCACGTGACCTTCGAACGGTCCGCGCCCCGCACGTTCGACCTGGTGGTGGGCGCGGACGGCATCCACTCCAACGTCCGCCGCCTCGCCTTCGGCCCGGAGCCCGAGCACGTGCGCTTCCTCGGCCACTACTACGCCCTCGTGGATCTCGACCAGGACTTCGGCCCGACCGGGCAGATGTACAACGAGCCCGGCCGCATGGTGGCGGTCGGCGGGCCGAAGGCGCCGGCGTTCTTCGTCTTCGCCTCCGGGCCCCTCGACTACGACCGTTACGACGCCGGCCAGCAGAAGGACCTCCTGGCGCGGGCCTACACCGGCATGGGGTGGCGGACGCCGGAGGTGCTGGCGGCGGTGCGCCGCGCGGACAGCGTGTACCTGGACTCGCTCAGCCAGGTGCGCGTCGACCGCTACAGCCAGGGGCGGGTGGTGCTCCTCGGCGACGCGGCCTACGGCAACACGCTGGCGGGCTTCGGCACGGGGCTGGCCGTGGTGGGCGCGTACGTGCTGGCCGGCGAGCTGGCGGCGGCGGGCGGCGATCACCGTGCGGCCTTCGCCGCGTACGAGCGGATCTTCCGCCCGTACGCCAGGATCGCGAAGAACGGCAACGCCGGCCCCTTCCTCGCCCCCGGGTCGCCGTCGCGGATCCGGATGCGCAACTGGATGTTCAAGAACTCCCTGCTCCTCGGTCTGATGCAGAAGATGACCGACAAGTTCGCAACCGACATCGAGCTCAAGAGGTACTGA
- a CDS encoding N,N-dimethylformamidase beta subunit family domain-containing protein: protein MIRGYVEQPSPRAGGRLTLRAATDAPRFRVEFHRCGDGLTLCAKSPWLPGADAPPHLPAHDWGRDGAGPRGEPLRAWPGHELPAPAEPGVYVAVLVEGDDSGRDLAGPGPASAYAPEAQALFVVRPAAPAARILYKLPLLTYHAYNVSGGWCLYNHPQPGEIPGDPAPGVSLHRPGGGTGAVPYDVTNFDPYDPTPRQTFVHWDGRFAAWLERRGYQVDYCTDLDLHRDGDALLAPYRLLLSAGHDEYWSDAMRAALSRHVAAGRNAAFFGGNTCWWRVAFHDAVTFERTGFWHEHGPPENELIGVSFRNGGERDRDEHPVPVGFRVQHAGHWAYAGTGLRDGDVFGLEECLVGYECDGAAFDRQAAPPYVPTCADGTPPGFTILAVGDCAAAGWGFGNRAATMGLHTAGGTVFTGATTDWARGLDGSAAVERITANVLDRLGGPPAVSPPS, encoded by the coding sequence GTGATCCGAGGCTATGTGGAGCAGCCGAGCCCGCGCGCGGGCGGGCGGCTGACACTGCGGGCGGCGACGGACGCCCCGCGCTTCCGGGTGGAGTTCCACCGGTGCGGCGACGGGCTGACGCTGTGCGCCAAGTCGCCGTGGCTGCCCGGCGCGGACGCCCCGCCGCACCTGCCCGCGCACGACTGGGGCCGCGACGGCGCCGGCCCGCGTGGCGAGCCGCTGCGGGCCTGGCCGGGCCACGAGCTGCCCGCCCCGGCCGAGCCCGGCGTGTACGTGGCCGTGCTCGTGGAGGGCGACGACAGCGGGCGCGACCTGGCCGGGCCCGGCCCGGCGAGCGCGTACGCCCCCGAGGCGCAGGCGCTGTTCGTGGTCCGCCCGGCGGCCCCGGCGGCCCGCATCCTCTACAAGCTGCCGCTGCTGACCTACCACGCCTACAACGTCTCCGGCGGCTGGTGCCTGTACAACCATCCACAGCCTGGGGAGATCCCCGGCGACCCGGCCCCCGGGGTGTCGCTGCACCGGCCGGGCGGCGGCACCGGCGCCGTCCCGTACGACGTGACGAACTTCGACCCCTACGACCCGACGCCCCGCCAGACCTTCGTGCACTGGGACGGCCGCTTCGCCGCCTGGCTGGAGCGCCGCGGCTACCAGGTCGACTACTGCACGGACCTGGACCTGCACCGCGACGGCGACGCGCTGCTGGCGCCGTACCGGCTGCTGCTGAGCGCGGGCCACGACGAGTACTGGAGCGACGCCATGCGGGCCGCGCTGTCGCGGCACGTCGCGGCCGGCCGCAACGCCGCCTTCTTCGGCGGCAACACCTGCTGGTGGCGGGTCGCCTTCCACGACGCCGTCACCTTCGAGCGCACCGGCTTCTGGCACGAGCACGGCCCGCCGGAGAACGAGCTGATCGGCGTCAGCTTCCGCAACGGCGGCGAGCGCGACCGCGACGAGCATCCCGTCCCGGTCGGCTTCCGCGTCCAGCACGCCGGGCACTGGGCGTACGCGGGCACGGGGCTGCGCGACGGCGACGTGTTCGGCCTGGAGGAGTGCCTGGTGGGCTACGAGTGCGACGGGGCCGCGTTCGACCGGCAGGCCGCGCCGCCGTACGTCCCCACCTGCGCCGACGGCACCCCGCCCGGGTTCACCATCCTGGCGGTCGGCGACTGCGCGGCGGCCGGCTGGGGGTTCGGCAACAGGGCCGCCACCATGGGCCTCCACACGGCGGGCGGCACGGTCTTCACCGGCGCCACCACCGACTGGGCACGCGGCCTGGACGGTTCGGCGGCGGTCGAGCGCATCACGGCCAACGTGCTCGACCGCCTCGGCGGGCCGCCGGCGGTCAGTCCGCCTTCCTGA
- a CDS encoding N-acetylmuramoyl-L-alanine amidase — MRASLAVLTALTVTAALSAACGSPPVPVAREAALPATPSATAAPLQGRTVVLDPGHNGGNAAHPDEINRQVDIINGTKACNTTGTETDDGYPEHAFTWDVAGRLKPILERMGAKVVLTRPNDKGVGPCVTERAAIGNDARADAVLSIHGDGALAGGHGFHVIMPGLLRGHNDEVVEPSRRLGRAVRDAYRAGTGLPYATYTAKDGLQTRTDLGGLNLSTRPAVFIECGNMRNPGDAAKMSDPAFRQRMAKSLAAGLQDFLA; from the coding sequence ATGCGCGCCAGCCTCGCGGTCCTCACGGCACTCACGGTCACGGCCGCGCTGTCCGCCGCGTGCGGGAGCCCGCCGGTCCCCGTCGCGCGCGAGGCGGCGCTGCCCGCCACGCCGTCCGCCACCGCAGCGCCGCTCCAAGGCAGGACCGTGGTGCTCGACCCCGGCCACAACGGCGGCAACGCCGCCCACCCGGACGAGATCAACCGTCAGGTCGACATCATCAACGGCACCAAGGCGTGCAACACGACCGGCACCGAGACCGACGACGGCTACCCCGAGCACGCCTTCACCTGGGACGTCGCCGGCCGGCTCAAGCCGATCCTGGAGCGCATGGGCGCGAAGGTGGTGCTCACCCGCCCCAACGACAAGGGCGTCGGCCCGTGCGTCACCGAGCGGGCCGCCATCGGCAACGACGCCCGCGCGGACGCGGTGCTGTCCATCCACGGCGACGGCGCCCTGGCCGGCGGGCACGGCTTCCACGTGATCATGCCGGGGCTGCTGCGCGGGCACAACGACGAGGTGGTGGAGCCGTCCAGGCGGCTCGGGCGCGCCGTCCGCGACGCCTACCGGGCCGGCACCGGCCTGCCGTACGCGACCTACACCGCCAAGGACGGCCTGCAGACCCGCACCGACCTCGGCGGGCTCAACCTCTCGACCCGGCCGGCGGTCTTCATCGAGTGCGGCAACATGCGCAACCCGGGCGACGCGGCCAAGATGTCCGACCCGGCCTTCCGGCAGCGCATGGCGAAGTCCCTGGCCGCCGGGCTCCAGGACTTCCTCGCCTGA